The DNA sequence TCGGCTTTCAGTCGGCGCGTCAAAGGCGGGCAAAGAAAAAGGGGCGGAAAGCCCGCCCCTTTCTGAATGTGTTCCGGTTTGCGCGGCTTACTTGCCGAACACCCGATATTTCTCGTTGCCCACGAAGCCGAACTTGGTGACGCCTGAAGCCTTGATGATATTCAGCACCTTGGCCGAAAGATCATAGCTTGCATTGGCTTCCGGTTCGAACTGCAGTTCCGGCTCGACCGCATAGGTCAGCGAGGTCTGCAGATTGGCCACCAGTGTGCCCTGGTCGATCGGCTGCGCATTCCACAGGATCTCGCCGTTCGGGGTGAGCACGATCTTGTTCTTGATCGGGTCCACCATATCCGGCGGCGGGTTGGGATTGGGAACCGGCAGGTCGATGTTGACCGAGTGGGTCGCAACGGGGATGGTGATGATGAACATGATGAGGAGCACGAGCATGACGTCGATCAACGGCGTCGTGTTCATCTCCATCATCGGCTCGCCATCGTCCTTGCCGCCTGACATTGCCATGGAAGTTTACTCCTGAATTCTCGCGCCGGATCCGAACGGCTTAGCCGTTCGGATCGACCGGGTTCGAAATGAAGCCGACAGTCGGGTAACCGGCCGCCTGCACATTGTAGATCACGCCGGCCACGCAGCGCCACGGGGCATTCACGTCACCACGGATATGCACCTGCGGGATCAGGTCGGGATCGGCCATGATGGCTTCCGGGCCGCCTGCGCGCTGGACGATGTCGTCGAGCCGCTGGAAGGCACGGTCGTAAAGCTCGCTGGAATCCACCGGCGTGGTGTTGTTGAAGTAGATCCGGCATTCGCCGTCGCGCGTGGCGCCGCCGAAGCCCGTACGCTGCATGCCGGCGGTGCGGCCCTGCGGGTCCGTGGTCGAGACCGTGATCAGAAGGTTTTCAACCTTGTCTTTCGATTCCGTGGATTCGAAAATCGGAATCTCGAGCTTCTCAATCGTCTGGATGGCGACCGGGACGGCGATCAGGAAGATGATCAGCAACACCAGCATCACGTCCACGAGGGGCGTGGTGTTGATGTCGGACATCGGCTTCTCGGCGCCGCCTCCGCCTGTCGATATGGCCATGTCTCTTTATCCTATCTCAGAGTTTCGCCGGAGGGGCGGGCGGCCCGCATGCCTTGTCCCGCCCCTCGCTTTAGCGAAACCGCCTCAGGCCTTGGTGGCCGCAGCGGGCTTGGCAGCAGCCGGAGCGGCGGTCTTCACCGGAGCGGTGGTGACCGCGGGCTTCACTGCGCCCTTGGACGTGATGTTGGCCAGCACGTCGGTAGAGAAGCCGCTGAGCAGTTCGGCGATCTTCTTGTTGCGGCTCTGCAGCCAGTTGTAGGCGAGCACGGCCGGAACGGCCACGAGCAGACCGATGGCGGTCATGATCAGCGCTTCACCGACCGGACCGGCAACCTTGTCGATCGAGGCCGAACCGGCGAGGCCGATGTTGATGAGCGCGCGGTAGATGCCGATAACCGTGCCGAGCAGACCGACGAACGGAGCCGTCGCACCCACCGTGGCGAGGAAGGAAAGACCGCCGGCCAGCTTGGAGTTGATCGCGGCTTCCGAACGAGCCAGCGAACCGTGCATCCAGTCATGCGCTTCGAGGCTGTCGGTCATCTTCATGTGCTGCTCTTCGGCGGCGAGACCATCGTCCACCAGCTGGCGCCATGCGCTGTTCTTGTCGAGCTTTGACACGCCCTCACGCAGCGTCGGAGCGCGCCAGAAGCCGCCGCGGATCGCACGGTACTGCTTGAAGATCTTGTTCTGCTCGAGGAGCTTGGTGATCAGGATGTAGAACGATCCGACCGACATGATCACGAGCACGCCGAAGATCGTCCAGGCGATGATGCCGCCCTGTTCGAGAGCCTCGACGAAGCCGAACTTGTTCTGGGGAGCCGCTTCGCCGGCGGCGGCGGCCAGGATGTCAATAAGCATGCGGGTTGTCCTCTTCTGGAAGTCTGTTGATCAGATGATCAAATCTATCTGCTGAGCTGGTACACGATCGTCGTGGAGAAGCTGCCGGTCGTGGGATTGCCGGCCGCGTCCAGCGCGGGATCGAAGCGGGCATATCTCTGCATGCCTTCGCAGGCTGCATCGTCGAGAATGCTCGATCCGCTTGAATTCGAGACGGTGCACGAAGATACGCGTCCACGCTCGTCGATCGCCACACGCACACCCACGCGCCCTTCAGTCTCATCGCGGATAGCGCGAGACGGATAGTTCTCCTGGATGCGGGCTGCCCAGCGATTCTGGCCATCGGGCCTTGCACCACGGGCCTTGGACGGCGCCGGAGGCGCAGGAGGCGGCGCGGGGGGCGCAGCTGGCGGCACGATCCGTGCCGGCGGAGCTGGCGGCGGAATGTTCACCTGGGTTACGATCGGCGGCGGAGCCGGCGCGATGCTGATGGGCGGCGGCGGTGCGACCGGCGGCGGCGGAGCCGTATCAGGCTCAGGCGGCGGCGGCGGCGGTTCCTCCTCCGGGGGCGGCGGTTCCTCGATATCCACCGTCGTCACCCGCTCCACCACCTTCTGGACGGCCGAATAGGCCAGGCCGGTGATGAGCGCGTACCCGATTGCAAGGTGGATCAGGACAACGATGGCAATCGCCACTATGCGACTGCCGCTCATTTGTTGGTCAGCGTAAGCCATCCAGTCCCTTCACTCCGTGTTTGCACAAGCCAGACGAATATCCGGCACAAGCGACCACTGTCAGATTGGCATCTGGCAGCAGCCGCGAAGTTTTGTCCACCTGCAAGACTTGCCCAATCCGCTTATGAAACAATATTAGGCAGCCTACAGGCAGGGTCGCGGAACCTGGTTCGTATTTGGCTTTTGGGTCCCAATCGAAGAGGGTCTTAACCGGCTGGAAACGGTTCGGCAAACCCTTTGTCGGTTAAGCGGCGATTCACCTGCCCGCCGCTGCAATTCGCTTTTGCGCAGCGCGCATCACCTGCGCTTCGGCAATGGTTCCAAGGAGAAATCAATGTTCCGCCCCCACCTCTACATTGCCGGCACTGGCGCAAGAGTTGCGGGCGCCTTGCTGCTCGCTTCCGCAACAGTCGCCGCCACCCCCTTGTTCGCGCAGGATTCCGTCGTTTCGGCGCCCGCCGCCAGCGGC is a window from the Altererythrobacter sp. B11 genome containing:
- a CDS encoding MotA/TolQ/ExbB proton channel family protein is translated as MLIDILAAAAGEAAPQNKFGFVEALEQGGIIAWTIFGVLVIMSVGSFYILITKLLEQNKIFKQYRAIRGGFWRAPTLREGVSKLDKNSAWRQLVDDGLAAEEQHMKMTDSLEAHDWMHGSLARSEAAINSKLAGGLSFLATVGATAPFVGLLGTVIGIYRALINIGLAGSASIDKVAGPVGEALIMTAIGLLVAVPAVLAYNWLQSRNKKIAELLSGFSTDVLANITSKGAVKPAVTTAPVKTAAPAAAKPAAATKA
- a CDS encoding ExbD/TolR family protein, translated to MAISTGGGGAEKPMSDINTTPLVDVMLVLLIIFLIAVPVAIQTIEKLEIPIFESTESKDKVENLLITVSTTDPQGRTAGMQRTGFGGATRDGECRIYFNNTTPVDSSELYDRAFQRLDDIVQRAGGPEAIMADPDLIPQVHIRGDVNAPWRCVAGVIYNVQAAGYPTVGFISNPVDPNG
- a CDS encoding ExbD/TolR family protein, whose protein sequence is MAMSGGKDDGEPMMEMNTTPLIDVMLVLLIMFIITIPVATHSVNIDLPVPNPNPPPDMVDPIKNKIVLTPNGEILWNAQPIDQGTLVANLQTSLTYAVEPELQFEPEANASYDLSAKVLNIIKASGVTKFGFVGNEKYRVFGK
- a CDS encoding energy transducer TonB; its protein translation is MAYADQQMSGSRIVAIAIVVLIHLAIGYALITGLAYSAVQKVVERVTTVDIEEPPPPEEEPPPPPPEPDTAPPPPVAPPPPISIAPAPPPIVTQVNIPPPAPPARIVPPAAPPAPPPAPPAPSKARGARPDGQNRWAARIQENYPSRAIRDETEGRVGVRVAIDERGRVSSCTVSNSSGSSILDDAACEGMQRYARFDPALDAAGNPTTGSFSTTIVYQLSR